Below is a window of Streptomyces sp. NBC_01429 DNA.
GCTCGCCTCCCAGCACGGCGAGATCAATCCGTACGTCCTCGGCGCCTGCGCCACGGCCGGCGCGATCATCGGCGACTCGATCGGCTACGCCATCGGCCGCAGGGGCGGCAGGCCGCTGCTCGCCCGGCTCGGCGCCAAGTTCCCCAAGCACTTCGGCGAGGGACAGATCGCCATGGCGGAGCGGTCCTTCCAGAAGTGGGGTATGTGGGCCGTCTTCTTCGGCCGCTTCGTCGCGCTGCTGCGGATCTTCGCCGGGCCGCTCGCCGGCGTGCTGCACATGCCGTACTGGAAGTTCCTGATCGCCAACGTGCTCGGCGGCATCGTCTGGGCCGGCGGCACCACCGCCGTCGTCTACTCGGTGGGCGTGGTGGCCGAGGAATGGCTCAAGCGCTTCTCCTGGCTCGGCCTGCTCCTCGCCGTGCTCATCGGGATCGTCTCGATGCTCGTGGTGAAGAACCGCGCCAAGAAGGCGGGCGAACGGCCCGAGACCGGCGAGGAGACCGCCGCCGACCGGCCCGAGCCCGTGTCCGTCCCCGCCGCCGACTGATCCGGGCCGCCGCCGAAGTCACTGCACGACGGGCGTGAACGTCACCGGCAGCGAGGTCAGGCCCCGCATCAGGATGGAAGGCCGCCAGGTCAGCTCGTACGGCTCCACGGCCAGCACCACGTCCGGCAGCCGCTCCAGCAGCGTCTCGACCGCCGTACGGGCGATCACGTCGGCCAGCAGCGGACCGGGGTAGGGGCAGCGGTGCTCGCCGTTGCCGAAGGACAGGTGCGCCGAGTTCTCCGCGCCGATATGTCCCTCGGGCCAGATCTGCGGATCGGTGTTGGCGGCGGCCAGCCCCAGCACCAGACAGTCGCCCGCCCTGATGTGCTGGCCGCCGAGCCGGGTGTCGCGCACGGCCCACCGGCCGATGTAGTTCTGCATCGGGGTGTCCAGCCACAGCACCTCGTTGAGCGCCTGGCCGACACTGAGCCGGCCCCCCGACACGTTCAGCGCGAACCGGTCGTCGGTCAGCAGCAGCCGCAGAGTGTTGCAGATCCAGTTGGTGGTCGGCTGCTGCGCGGCGGCGATGAGGGCGATCAGGTCCTGGACGATCTCCTCGTCCGTCAGCCCGACCGGATGCGCCAGCATCCGGGAGGTGATGTCCGGCCCCGGACTCTCCCGCTTCTCCTTCACCAGCAGCTCGATGCGCGCCTGCGCCCGCCGGTAGGCGGCGACGGGGTCGTCCGACTCGGCCGCGTCCAGGGAGATCCCCAGATCCCGTACGAGGTCCTCGGTGTCCTGGCTGTCGGGCGCCATCCCGCAGAGCCGGACCACCGCGTGCATCGGCAGCGCGTGCGCGTACGCGGCCATCAGCTCGGCCCCGCCGCTGCCGGCGAAGGTGTCGATCAGCCCCTCGGCCAACTCGCGGCAGAGCTGCGCCAGTTCGAACTGGTCGACCGCCTCCAGCGCCTCCGTGATCACCCCGGCCCGCTGCTGGTGCTCCGCTCCCTCCGTGAACAGCACCGAGGGCTGGTGGCGCAGGAAGGGCATCATGGGCCAGTCCTCGGGGATGGAGTCCCACTGGTTCCAGCGCCGGGAGTCCCGGCCGAACAGCTCGTCGTGGCTGGTGACATAGGTGACCTCGGTGTAGCCGAGCACCAGCCACGCGGGAATCCCGCCGTCCAGGACGACGGGGGCGATCGCGCCGTGCTCCGCGCGCAGCCGCCGGTAGAGCTGGGAGGGTGTCTGATGGTGTTCGAGACCGCTCAGCAGCGGCGCGTCCGGCTGTACGGGACAGCCCGGGGTCGCGACAGCCGCT
It encodes the following:
- a CDS encoding DedA family protein, which encodes MHVQEWLETVPAVSVYVLVGVVIGLESLGIPLPGEIVLVSSALLASQHGEINPYVLGACATAGAIIGDSIGYAIGRRGGRPLLARLGAKFPKHFGEGQIAMAERSFQKWGMWAVFFGRFVALLRIFAGPLAGVLHMPYWKFLIANVLGGIVWAGGTTAVVYSVGVVAEEWLKRFSWLGLLLAVLIGIVSMLVVKNRAKKAGERPETGEETAADRPEPVSVPAAD
- a CDS encoding cytochrome P450, with product MTDPEGTGPEAAVATPGCPVQPDAPLLSGLEHHQTPSQLYRRLRAEHGAIAPVVLDGGIPAWLVLGYTEVTYVTSHDELFGRDSRRWNQWDSIPEDWPMMPFLRHQPSVLFTEGAEHQQRAGVITEALEAVDQFELAQLCRELAEGLIDTFAGSGGAELMAAYAHALPMHAVVRLCGMAPDSQDTEDLVRDLGISLDAAESDDPVAAYRRAQARIELLVKEKRESPGPDITSRMLAHPVGLTDEEIVQDLIALIAAAQQPTTNWICNTLRLLLTDDRFALNVSGGRLSVGQALNEVLWLDTPMQNYIGRWAVRDTRLGGQHIRAGDCLVLGLAAANTDPQIWPEGHIGAENSAHLSFGNGEHRCPYPGPLLADVIARTAVETLLERLPDVVLAVEPYELTWRPSILMRGLTSLPVTFTPVVQ